The genomic stretch CCAGAGCGGCCACCCCGTTCTGGCCTCTGGATCTGGCGGCCTTTACAGTGGCAAATTTATGGGCCTCTCTGGGCTAGAGGTGATCCGAGCCCTCGGGGCCCGGGTTATTCTCGTGGCCCGATATCAGGGAGAAGACACCCTTGATGAGATTCTAAGGATTCGGGAAGACCTAAAAGACGACCTGCTGGGGGTGGTTTTTAATGGCCTAAATGCCGCCGAACAAGAGGGGTTCCGGGAGCTGGTGGTTCCCTACTGTCTTTCTCAGGGGTTTAAGATCCTGGGGATCATCCCCCATGACGATCTCCTGGCGGCAGTCTCCGTAGCCGACTTGCGCGACCTTCTGGGGGCCAAACTCATCTGTTGTCCGGAGGAGGAAGGACAGCTCATAGAGCACTTTCTCATTGGGGGGATGCAGGTGGACAAGGCCATTTCCTATTTTCGGCAGACCCCCAATTTTGGGGTCATTGTGGGAGGAGACCGGTCAGACATTCTCCTGGCCGCCATTGAAACCGGAGCCCGTGGACTTATCCTCACCGGAGGCCTCTATCCCCACCAGATTATCATCTCCCAGGCCGAAGAACATCGGGTCCCCATTCTCGTTGTCCCGGACGACACCTATACCGCTGCCCGAAGAATAGATCATCTCCAGCAGCGTATTCGCCTGCGACATCCCCAAAAGATAGAAAAGGTCTTTGAGCTGGGGGAGAGGTATCTGGATACGGCCCCAATAGAAGACTATCTGAGATAGCGCTTCATGAACTCCCGGATCCGGGCATAGGCCTTCTCCAGAACCTCCTCCGGCGGCAAAAAGACTACCCGAAAATGGGCTGTGCCCGGACGCTGACCAAAACCGCTTCCGTGAACTACAACCACCCCTGTCTCCCGGATAAGATCACAGACGAAGTCCCGGTCAGAGATATCCAAATTGATCCGGGGAAAGGCATAGAACGCCCCTTCAGGAGGAACACAGGAAATACCAGGAATATCATTTAGCATCTCCACCGTAAGGTCTCGACGCCGCTCCAGTCGAGAGACAACCTCAGCGATGTGATCCTGCTCGCCCTGAAGGGCCGGAGGAATGGCATACTGCTTGGGATGGCTAGCAGAGAGCCGGGCCCGAGCCAACTTATGGATAGCCTCGATATAATCCCGAATAAGATCCCATTCTCCGCTGACCATTCCCCAGCCGATCCGGAAGCCTGGCGCCAAATAGCACTTAGAAAGACCATTAAAGGTGACTACCGGAAGCTCTCTGGCTAAAGAAGCAATAGAAACATGCTCTCGACCGTCAAAGACTAATTTGTCGTAGATCTCATCGCTCATGATGACCAAATTATGTTCGCGGGCGATCTCTACAATCTGCTCCAGGGTTTCCCGGGGATAGAGAGCTCCGGTAGGATTATTAGGATTGATGATCACAATAGCCCGGGTCTTTTCGTCTATCTTACGAACGATATCATCTATATCTGGCTGCCAGGCCTTCTCTTCGTCCAGATAGTAAGGCCGGGCTTCAGCCCCCAGTTTGGCCACGATAGCCGTATACAAAGGGTAACCAGGGAAAGGCAGGAGAACATTCTCTCCCTCGTTTACCAGAGCCGTGAGGGCAAAGTCTATGGCCTCACTGGCCCCAGAAGTAATAAAGATGTCTGCCGGCTCAAATCCTTTGGCCCGAGCCTCTTGGCGGATGGCCTCTATGGCCTCGTCCACCCCCTCGGAAGCCGAATACCCCGTGCGCCGCTCAAGCATGGCCTGATAGGTGGCCTCGATGAGATGGCGCGGGGTGTCGAAATCATACTGGATTGGATCGCCAATATTTAGAAAAAGCAACTCTTTGCCCGCCTTGGCTGCCTCCTGGGCCACCAAGACGATGTCTCTGACAGCATACTCGATATTCTCTGTCCGCCGGGCCGGCTTAATGGGAGAAAGATCCATTTTACCACCTCGGACTGCGGCCTGGGCCAAACGCATATCCATCACCTCTCTAAGATAAGAACGGCCAAAAACTTCCGTTTCAAAAGTTCCATAATGCTACCGGGGCGAAGTTGTGTCAATAGGGGGCTACTTCTTATCCCCCAGACGATGATGATCGCGCCCGGAAAAATAATTTATCCAGGAAGAGGTGCCATTCAGGGCCCAATCCCGGGGAGGAACCATACCCCGGGCCAGAGATTCCTCCTCTCCCTGGGCCTTAAGGCGCTCATAGGCCTGCACATAAAGACAGCGTCGCTTACCAGGGAAGACCTCGCACCAGCCATCATAGCTTCCGCCGCAGGGTCCGTTGAGAAGATATTTGGCGCACTTACTCTGAGGGCAAAGAAAGGCCAGCTCCCCCAAAGTGCAATCGCCACAGGAGCGGCAATCAAAAAGGATCTTCTTGACGAAATACTCCAGAGAGTCAAGCATCCCGGCCAGAGGAGAATCGGCCAGAGAGAGAAAAAGACGCCGGGTAAAAGAAAAAAGGGGGCCATCTGGCAAAAAAAAGTTGTCATGAATCAGGCGGTTGATGACATAGTGCCAGGGGCTTGAGGAGGCTGGAGCCCGGGGGGTCAGGTCGTCGGTGTTAAGGCCTGTTCGGGGATCTTTCTGAAAGAGGTAAAAGGTTCCTTCGGGGGCGAAGGTGAATTCAGGAACAAACTCCAGCCAGTTATCTGTCAGTTCCAGGGCCTTTTCCACAATGAACTCTACCTGCTCATAGGTGAGGTTGGGGCCACAGATGTGAGCCCCGGCATAGCCCAGGCCTTTAAGGAGGGCCACCTGCTTGGCGGCCCGAAGCAGACGGGCCGAAAGCCCTCCGTCAGGAGCCTCACTTTCGGCCTCGATCTTGGCCAGAAGCTCATCGGTTACCCGGCAGCCGGGGATACGTCCGCGGTGCATTATCCTGGCCAGCGGAAGATCCAGAACAAAGACGCCGCCTATAACTGGAATCTCCAGATTCCTTAAACGCAGATAGCGAAGAAGCTCATCAAACTTACGGGCATCAAAGCCTATCTGGGTAATGACAAAATCGGCTCCCGCAGAGATTTTCCGCTCCAGCTTGAAATATTGAGTCATTACCTCGGCTTCAAGACGCTTAAAGGGCGAAACCACACATCCCTTAAAGAAGGAGGTCGGGGGGAGCCTTTGCCCATTGCGGATAACGTAGCCCTGGTTGAGCCTGGAAATAAGGGCCAGGGTCTGCACGGAATCAAGATCAAAGACCGGCTTGGCCTGCCCACCAAACCCCACCCTGGGGAAATCTCCGGTCATCACCAAAATGGTGTGGAATCCCTCTCTGTCCCAGGCAAAGAGGTGGCTTTCCATCTGGTTGCGATTGCGATCCTTGCAGGAAAAATGAATGATGGTCTCAAGCCCCAGGGCCTTTATTTCCCGACCTAAAACCTCCGGGGCCAGAGCCGGATGACCGCCGGCGTTCTCGGTGATTGAGAGGGCATGAAGCCTGCCCCCCCGGGCTGCCGCCTCGGCAAAGGCCACCAGCTGATCATAGGCCTTGCCACGGGAACCACGGCCAGGGACCAACTCGAAGGTAAAGATGAACTCCTTCCGGGCCAGGGCCTCCCTAACCTTCTCCACTTTTTACTCCCCAAATTCCCAGAGATCGCATCTTCCGATAAAGATGGCTGCGTTCAAGCCCGATGGCCTCGGCAGTCTGAGAAATATTTCCTCCGTGACTCTTAAG from Thermosulfuriphilus ammonigenes encodes the following:
- a CDS encoding phosphotransacetylase family protein, with the protein product MSKTLYVGSTSRYAGKTLVTLALGHLLSQKNIAYSYFKPVGVSPQILNGRLIDEEALFIAQALGQEAPVEELCPVILTQDLIIRALRGTEQNLLQKVVSGHRHRLQSGHPVLASGSGGLYSGKFMGLSGLEVIRALGARVILVARYQGEDTLDEILRIREDLKDDLLGVVFNGLNAAEQEGFRELVVPYCLSQGFKILGIIPHDDLLAAVSVADLRDLLGAKLICCPEEEGQLIEHFLIGGMQVDKAISYFRQTPNFGVIVGGDRSDILLAAIETGARGLILTGGLYPHQIIISQAEEHRVPILVVPDDTYTAARRIDHLQQRIRLRHPQKIEKVFELGERYLDTAPIEDYLR
- a CDS encoding aminotransferase class I/II-fold pyridoxal phosphate-dependent enzyme, yielding MDMRLAQAAVRGGKMDLSPIKPARRTENIEYAVRDIVLVAQEAAKAGKELLFLNIGDPIQYDFDTPRHLIEATYQAMLERRTGYSASEGVDEAIEAIRQEARAKGFEPADIFITSGASEAIDFALTALVNEGENVLLPFPGYPLYTAIVAKLGAEARPYYLDEEKAWQPDIDDIVRKIDEKTRAIVIINPNNPTGALYPRETLEQIVEIAREHNLVIMSDEIYDKLVFDGREHVSIASLARELPVVTFNGLSKCYLAPGFRIGWGMVSGEWDLIRDYIEAIHKLARARLSASHPKQYAIPPALQGEQDHIAEVVSRLERRRDLTVEMLNDIPGISCVPPEGAFYAFPRINLDISDRDFVCDLIRETGVVVVHGSGFGQRPGTAHFRVVFLPPEEVLEKAYARIREFMKRYLR
- a CDS encoding methylenetetrahydrofolate reductase C-terminal domain-containing protein gives rise to the protein MEKVREALARKEFIFTFELVPGRGSRGKAYDQLVAFAEAAARGGRLHALSITENAGGHPALAPEVLGREIKALGLETIIHFSCKDRNRNQMESHLFAWDREGFHTILVMTGDFPRVGFGGQAKPVFDLDSVQTLALISRLNQGYVIRNGQRLPPTSFFKGCVVSPFKRLEAEVMTQYFKLERKISAGADFVITQIGFDARKFDELLRYLRLRNLEIPVIGGVFVLDLPLARIMHRGRIPGCRVTDELLAKIEAESEAPDGGLSARLLRAAKQVALLKGLGYAGAHICGPNLTYEQVEFIVEKALELTDNWLEFVPEFTFAPEGTFYLFQKDPRTGLNTDDLTPRAPASSSPWHYVINRLIHDNFFLPDGPLFSFTRRLFLSLADSPLAGMLDSLEYFVKKILFDCRSCGDCTLGELAFLCPQSKCAKYLLNGPCGGSYDGWCEVFPGKRRCLYVQAYERLKAQGEEESLARGMVPPRDWALNGTSSWINYFSGRDHHRLGDKK